The following coding sequences are from one Eptesicus fuscus isolate TK198812 chromosome 7, DD_ASM_mEF_20220401, whole genome shotgun sequence window:
- the RAB3IP gene encoding rab-3A-interacting protein isoform X3, whose protein sequence is MANDPLEGFHEVNLASPTSPDLLGVYESGAQEPTTSPGVIYRPLPSSLCSAPIQANALDVSDLPTQPVYSSPRRLNCTEISGISIHVTDPAPCSTSGVTAGLTTLPTRKDNCSAEREFLQGATITEACDGSDDIFGLSTDSLSRLRSPSVLEVREKGYERLKEELAKAQRELKLKDEECERLSKVRDQLGQELEELTASLFEEAHKMVREANVKQATAEKQLKEAQGKIDVLQAEVAALKTLVLSSSPTSPTQEPLPGGKTPFKKGHTRNKSTSSAMSGSHQDLNVIQPFVKDCKEADLSLYNEFRSWKDEPTMDRTCPFLDKIYQEDIFPCLTFSKSELASAVLEAVENNTLSIEPVGLQPIRFVKASAVECGGPKSRLCVTFLHTFDIFSRDL, encoded by the exons ATGGCTAATGACCCCTTGGAAGGCTTCCATGAAGTAAACCTTGCTTCACCTACTTCTCCGGACCTTCTTGGCGTGTATGAATCAGGAGCTCAAGAGCCGACTACCTCACCAGGTGTCATCTACCGgcctctcccttcatctttaTGCTCTGCCCCTATCCAGGCTAACGCCTTAGATGTCTCCGACCTTCCTACACAGCCTGTATATTCATCCCCCAGACGTTTAAATTGTACGGAAATATCTGGTATCAG CATCCATGTTACAGACCCAGCACCTTGTTCTACCTCTGGAGTAACAGCTGGGTTAACTACATTACCTACGAGAAAGGACAACTGTAGTGCAGAGAGGGAGTTTTTGCAGGGTGCTACTATAACAGAAGCTTGTGATGGCAGTGATGACATATTCGGGTTGAGTACCGATAGTCTGTCCCGTTTACGAAGCCCATCTGTtttggaagtcagagaaaagggctATGAAAGATTGAAAGAAGAACTTGCAAAAGCTCAGAGG GAACTGAAGTTAAAAGATGAAGAGTGTGAGAGGCTTTCTAAAGTACGTGATCAACTTGGACAGGAATTGGAGGAACTCACAGCTAGTCTGTTTGAG GAAGCTCATAAGATGGTGAGAGAAGCAAATGTCAAGCAGGCAACAGCAGAAAAACAGCTAAAAGAAGCACAAGGAAAA ATTGATGTACTTCAAGCTGAAGTAGCTGCATTGAAGACACTTGTATTGTCCAGTTCTCCAACATCACCAACACAGGAGCCTCTGCCAGGTGGAAAGACCCCTTTTAAAAAGGGGCATACAAGAAATAAAAGTACAAGCAGTGCTATGAGTGGCAGTCACCAGGACCTCAATGTGATACAGCCATTTGTAAAAGACTGCAAAGAG GCTGACTTGTCTCTGTATAATGAATTCAGATCTTGGAAGGATGAGCCCACAATGGACAGAACGTGTCCTTTTTTAGACAAAATCTATCAGGAAGATATCTTTCCATGTTTAACATTCTCCAAAAGtgag ttggcttCAGCTGTTTTGGAGGCTGTGGAAAACAATACTCTAAGCATTGAACCGGTGGGATTACAACCTATTCGATTTGTGAAAGCTTCTGCAGTCGAATGTGGAGGACCAAA